One genomic window of Marinobacter adhaerens HP15 includes the following:
- the folM gene encoding dihydromonapterin reductase, producing MKNKPSILITGGGQRIGLHCAQRFVEDGYHVTITCRNFRKEWAENPLEGIDVIQADFSTIEGIEEFIDTIKSQGKKFRAIIHNASQWLDDSEGYESFQTMFMIHMQAPYMINNACDVLFYDNGPADIVHVTDYGAQHGSGKHVAYASTKAGLENMTLSYAKKLAPRVKVNSIAPFLIMFNKWDSEEYKEKSLNKSVLGIEPGPEVVYQGVRYLMDNIYVTGECLNLDGGRHL from the coding sequence GTGAAGAATAAACCATCAATACTTATCACGGGGGGCGGGCAACGCATTGGACTTCACTGCGCTCAACGGTTTGTTGAGGACGGTTACCACGTTACGATCACATGCCGAAATTTTCGCAAAGAGTGGGCGGAAAATCCTCTTGAAGGCATAGATGTCATTCAGGCAGACTTCTCGACAATAGAAGGGATTGAAGAATTTATTGATACGATAAAATCCCAAGGAAAAAAATTTAGAGCAATCATACATAACGCTTCGCAATGGCTTGATGATAGTGAGGGGTACGAATCGTTTCAAACGATGTTTATGATTCACATGCAGGCTCCTTACATGATCAATAATGCCTGTGACGTGCTGTTTTATGACAACGGGCCTGCTGATATCGTTCATGTTACGGACTATGGTGCTCAACACGGTAGTGGTAAGCACGTGGCTTACGCTTCTACGAAAGCAGGCCTTGAAAACATGACATTGTCGTATGCGAAGAAGTTGGCTCCACGAGTAAAGGTCAACTCGATAGCTCCTTTTCTTATTATGTTCAATAAATGGGATTCAGAGGAGTATAAAGAAAAATCGTTAAATAAATCGGTCTTGGGAATCGAGCCGGGACCTGAAGTCGTCTACCAAGGGGTGCGTTATCTGATGGATAATATTTATGTTACAGGCGAATGCTTGAATTTGGATGGTGGTCGGCACCTGTAA
- a CDS encoding Arm DNA-binding domain-containing protein — protein MGKIVERPETGKLFFDFRYEGKRCREQTTLDSTPANRKKLESILKKIEAEITLGTFEYHRYFPNSPRAEEFTKQAEVQRAREAHDTPLFEVFSKDWLDEMKIQWRQSHITTVEGTLKNYLNPEFGEKEVGCITKQDILEFRASLAKVSTRKGNRLSASRINRIMTPLRMILSEAANRFEFSSPYHGIKSLKVPRTDVEPFGIDEVRQIIDTVRPDFRNYYIVRFFTGMRTGEIDGLQWDHVDFRRRQILVRQALVNGRLEYTKNDGSFRTIEMSQLVVDALTEQKKTTGKKDFVFCTRTGGPLNHNNVTKRVWYPLLRHLGLRKRRPYQTRHTAATLWLAAGENPEWIARQMGHTTTEMLFRVYSRYVPNLTRRDGSAFERLLITQFQNPELEPMEDTADEK, from the coding sequence GTGGGTAAGATCGTAGAGCGCCCAGAGACGGGCAAACTGTTTTTCGATTTCAGGTATGAGGGTAAACGGTGCCGGGAGCAGACGACTCTCGATAGTACGCCGGCGAATCGCAAAAAGCTGGAAAGTATCCTGAAGAAAATTGAGGCGGAGATCACGCTTGGCACTTTCGAGTACCACCGCTACTTCCCCAACAGCCCGCGAGCAGAGGAGTTCACCAAACAAGCAGAAGTGCAGAGGGCTCGGGAAGCCCACGACACGCCTTTATTCGAGGTCTTCTCTAAGGATTGGCTCGATGAAATGAAAATCCAGTGGCGCCAGTCTCACATCACCACGGTGGAGGGAACATTGAAAAACTACCTCAATCCCGAGTTCGGGGAAAAAGAGGTTGGCTGCATCACCAAGCAAGACATTCTCGAATTCCGGGCTTCACTCGCCAAAGTTTCGACCCGGAAAGGAAACCGTCTTTCAGCCAGTCGTATCAACCGAATCATGACGCCTTTGCGCATGATCCTTAGCGAAGCAGCCAACCGGTTCGAGTTTAGCTCACCCTACCACGGGATTAAATCACTCAAGGTTCCGCGCACGGATGTAGAGCCATTTGGTATTGATGAGGTCAGGCAGATCATCGATACCGTTCGACCAGACTTCCGGAACTACTACATCGTTCGATTTTTTACCGGGATGCGAACCGGTGAAATTGACGGACTTCAATGGGACCACGTGGACTTCAGGCGGCGCCAGATCCTGGTTCGTCAGGCTTTGGTGAACGGGCGCCTCGAATACACCAAAAATGACGGCTCCTTCAGGACGATCGAGATGTCTCAGTTGGTGGTCGATGCGCTCACCGAACAAAAGAAGACCACCGGGAAAAAGGATTTTGTTTTTTGCACCCGGACCGGTGGACCGCTGAATCACAACAACGTAACCAAACGCGTTTGGTATCCCCTACTCCGACACCTGGGTTTACGGAAGCGGCGCCCCTATCAGACTCGCCATACTGCGGCCACGTTGTGGCTGGCTGCGGGGGAGAACCCAGAATGGATTGCGCGCCAGATGGGGCACACCACCACTGAGATGCTGTTTCGCGTTTACAGCCGCTACGTGCCCAACCTGACCCGTCGCGATGGATCCGCTTTTGAACGCCTGCTGATCACACAATTTCAAAATCCTGAGCTAGAGCCCATGGAGGATACTGCCGATGAGAAGTAA
- a CDS encoding site-specific integrase has protein sequence MRTDQCIQEVSTYCQLSRTQTGLPSIAQLLLRLDKLTEGVPSVQLPSAIVNAAATVVEAISEEPGEDHTFERGLKTEYPVHAGLLQLSSRKNLDSASAVTISMILVATREWRDRLEIGATEKDASRKMFSLSEYDVWLALRKLPTAVLADISDSSFEALYRNIEGATAGECYGKGQRMDLRRVERFFARFLGIRERTANRASRDSVPKDEQHVTTLLESDPETDLEHPKVSIWEHHLCPKELRRTIAYSEGNSAAEIQNAGNYFREQTPISRTHGQTPEIAARRVRGQIAHIRRTAQMLPGRWGQLTDDEICQLLTTEAGYVFLAVPALRILSLMTGRPYDDVAKIRLVATEDNLPLTISPDDLYVVTNDRTWVTGVLAPEDRRKAHPEWEPVLQPHLDRLVLPITGYFWELLKVLVTRRSRGLSKRSVSLFDLGDDTVRILSGEISLSARNAPRRVTRTRIEQQLYSEILALDGDFVEASLITGRHPPGGTSAALFYHWCNREHLVAQYTKVLKRWERLVKREQTGIGQQQQLRLDGAVGSNLSLRMSAIQTLCSDFQSDVERWRTAWGDPELLTGFHNAFTNYTLFMVLFLTGYRVVTDVLDKRSDWDEEAGTLVIVDKTADDMGHVRMVPVCSTLRAQLRAYEQHSQLIRERLVCLGAEGSAGFLFYLSRSGDLERVTPRTIKARFAWGYGLHLNSNRHYLRGALRESGVSGNYVDALMGHWGIGREPTARYSGFDPLHYTKQVGAALEEIAEQIGFVVISGYGEK, from the coding sequence ATGAGAACTGATCAATGCATCCAGGAGGTCTCAACATACTGCCAACTGAGTAGAACCCAAACCGGATTGCCGTCAATTGCCCAGCTTTTGCTGCGACTCGACAAACTCACAGAAGGCGTTCCATCAGTTCAACTGCCTTCGGCGATCGTTAACGCGGCTGCAACGGTTGTAGAAGCAATCTCTGAAGAGCCGGGCGAGGATCACACTTTTGAGCGTGGCCTAAAAACAGAGTACCCCGTGCATGCGGGCCTGCTTCAGTTGTCGTCCCGAAAAAATCTCGATTCGGCATCTGCGGTGACGATATCGATGATTCTGGTCGCGACTCGTGAGTGGCGAGACCGTTTGGAGATAGGGGCTACCGAAAAAGACGCTAGCCGAAAAATGTTCTCCTTATCTGAGTACGACGTATGGCTGGCATTGAGAAAACTGCCGACAGCGGTCTTGGCCGATATCTCGGATAGTTCATTCGAGGCGCTTTACCGCAACATTGAAGGGGCGACCGCAGGGGAGTGTTACGGAAAAGGCCAACGTATGGACCTTCGCCGGGTTGAGCGGTTTTTCGCGCGTTTCCTGGGTATTCGAGAGCGGACTGCTAATCGAGCCTCCCGTGATTCGGTGCCAAAAGACGAGCAGCACGTTACAACCCTACTGGAAAGTGACCCCGAAACGGATTTGGAACATCCCAAGGTTTCAATATGGGAGCATCATCTCTGCCCGAAGGAACTCAGGAGAACGATTGCTTACAGTGAGGGCAATAGTGCCGCGGAGATCCAGAATGCTGGCAACTATTTCCGTGAGCAGACACCCATATCGCGAACGCACGGACAGACCCCCGAAATTGCCGCACGGCGAGTTCGAGGTCAGATTGCTCACATACGCCGAACCGCTCAGATGTTGCCGGGTCGGTGGGGCCAATTAACAGATGATGAGATTTGTCAGCTGTTAACAACCGAAGCTGGGTATGTGTTTCTGGCTGTTCCGGCCCTGAGAATCCTGAGTCTCATGACCGGGCGACCTTATGATGATGTTGCGAAGATACGGCTTGTTGCCACTGAGGATAATTTACCTCTGACCATCAGCCCGGATGACCTTTACGTGGTCACGAACGATCGCACGTGGGTGACAGGGGTTCTGGCACCGGAGGATCGCCGCAAAGCTCATCCTGAATGGGAGCCAGTTCTGCAGCCCCATCTTGATCGGTTGGTACTACCAATCACTGGATATTTTTGGGAGCTCCTGAAGGTGTTGGTCACGCGGCGCTCTCGGGGGCTATCAAAGCGCTCTGTGTCGCTTTTTGATTTGGGTGACGACACGGTACGGATTCTGAGCGGGGAAATTTCTTTGTCGGCCAGAAACGCCCCTCGCAGAGTGACGCGTACCCGAATAGAGCAACAACTTTATTCTGAAATCCTGGCCCTTGATGGCGATTTTGTAGAAGCAAGTTTGATCACCGGGCGGCATCCGCCTGGAGGCACTTCGGCTGCATTGTTTTACCACTGGTGTAATCGCGAGCACCTCGTCGCTCAATATACGAAAGTGCTGAAGCGATGGGAGAGGCTGGTAAAGCGAGAACAAACTGGAATTGGACAACAGCAACAACTCCGGCTTGACGGCGCAGTGGGGTCGAACCTGTCTCTTCGAATGTCGGCGATTCAGACCCTTTGTAGCGACTTTCAGAGCGATGTTGAGCGATGGCGAACCGCATGGGGGGATCCGGAATTGTTGACCGGGTTTCACAACGCTTTCACCAACTACACATTGTTCATGGTGTTGTTTCTCACTGGGTATCGCGTTGTCACTGACGTGCTGGATAAGCGCTCGGATTGGGATGAGGAGGCCGGGACGCTCGTGATCGTTGATAAGACCGCAGATGATATGGGGCATGTTCGGATGGTGCCGGTGTGCTCAACACTTCGAGCTCAACTGCGAGCTTACGAACAGCACTCTCAATTAATCAGAGAAAGATTGGTTTGCCTCGGTGCAGAGGGTTCTGCTGGTTTCTTGTTTTATCTCTCCCGCAGTGGGGATCTGGAAAGAGTGACACCTAGAACGATAAAAGCTCGTTTTGCCTGGGGTTACGGTTTACACCTGAATTCTAACCGGCATTACCTGAGAGGTGCTCTGCGAGAGAGCGGGGTATCTGGCAACTACGTTGACGCGTTGATGGGGCATTGGGGGATTGGCCGAGAGCCTACCGCCCGGTATTCGGGATTCGATCCGTTGCATTACACCAAACAGGTTGGAGCAGCTCTAGAGGAGATTGCAGAGCAAATTGGCTTCGTCGTTATTTCTGGATACGGGGAGAAATGA
- a CDS encoding EAL domain-containing protein, translated as MTEQTSSLSRQAVLLLLLLSCIAIGAKILLLEFMKIDLVPVSQDLTLAEAVGLILAGFTLGVMVLGVSKPVRLVFSAVLLIYSLSSLVQSVNIFGVSGLFSIKVGLLPLMPAAIATLAGICCALGLTRRTLILWRLFGSIAGTVGILAILQGLGVSSFPSILQIPADQASFTGALFAIAIGVIAWMLARSIDRPAISLPYSAIGIGISGTLATVILMCVASIDRHEERLKAANGVLENLTHAIEQASENRMRVLQRMAERWALLSEYVGDEIYKTDARLLTQDKLGFLAYALIGVSGWRYASVPSTGQWLEEQLDKPESSRWLREFRAGEEPGSWFFPSDDYPSRAFLVVRPPNNSKYILIGLVDLREFIQAETRQAADELVINVSRSGIPLTSIAGAIGAAGKKGEVYAESQAQLPGNGQPLIARALPRFDAIDNQLPVAIFFFGLMFTHQLILSRSLSHIRHEQSKTLALSEQRFRSLYDHNPDAVFSLDADGRYRDINPATKHSLGVPNCELRGRHFTERINKETVPEGDLKEVFRAYTEATRGYPRTDFSMSLRTSGHEVRHFDVTFLPIVIQDRIDGVFAIAKDITKRVRTEEQQRIMQRSVEASSNAVVITNARDPGFPVVYVNPAFSQITGFGSEEVEGQSLGFLIGEGSEDDDIERIKVAVREHRSVSVTMRSYRKDGAPFWYQLFLSPVRDDEGEVTHFVAVINDISEKKEQDEEMAYQATHDLLTGLANRSLFNDRLKHDFELAKRHSQSMAVLFIDLDEFKPINDTLGHRVGDKLLVSVAERLNSLIRPSDTLARFGGDEFVLLLPDLEETGLAEEIAERILQELAKPHQIDNNELHISASIGIATNSHSSRFPEKLLQRADMAMYKAKQQGRDTYEIYSADLDEALSTRVTLRNDLQEAIKGDQLRLHYQPLVNADGSIVSLEALVRWQHPQKGSISPADFIPIAEETGQIVPLGKWVTRKACEDALILIERGLRMGCMAVNLSPMQFHRPNFLNVLRQILEETGLPPEYLELELTEGILMKDTGGAKNILNDLRGMGVKTAIDDFGTGFSSFGYLRELPVDKIKIDRSFVEDVTSCEKDAAVCKGVITLARELGMRVVAEGVETEEQYRYLAKHGCTGFQGYYFAKPMALDELIVWVEENAGGLRWQRL; from the coding sequence ATGACAGAACAAACCTCGAGCCTGTCGCGTCAAGCTGTTCTTTTATTGCTTCTATTAAGCTGTATTGCAATTGGGGCAAAAATATTACTCCTTGAATTCATGAAAATTGATCTCGTGCCAGTTTCTCAAGATCTCACTCTAGCAGAGGCAGTAGGCCTGATACTGGCGGGCTTCACTTTGGGCGTTATGGTGCTTGGAGTTTCAAAGCCAGTTAGGCTGGTTTTCTCGGCAGTTTTGCTCATATACAGTCTGAGCAGCTTGGTGCAATCAGTTAACATTTTCGGAGTATCTGGGCTTTTCTCGATAAAGGTTGGGTTGTTACCGTTAATGCCCGCTGCGATTGCAACACTCGCAGGCATTTGTTGTGCACTGGGGCTGACTCGACGAACTCTGATTCTCTGGCGGCTATTCGGCAGCATAGCTGGAACAGTCGGCATTCTTGCGATTCTTCAGGGATTGGGTGTTTCAAGCTTCCCGAGTATTCTCCAGATTCCGGCTGATCAGGCGTCTTTTACCGGGGCTCTTTTTGCGATAGCAATTGGCGTTATTGCATGGATGTTGGCCCGAAGTATTGATCGTCCGGCTATCTCACTTCCCTACTCGGCGATCGGCATAGGGATCTCTGGGACGCTGGCAACCGTGATTTTGATGTGTGTTGCGTCCATCGACCGCCATGAAGAAAGGTTGAAAGCTGCAAACGGGGTCCTTGAAAATCTGACTCATGCTATTGAACAGGCCAGTGAAAACAGAATGCGTGTTTTGCAGAGGATGGCCGAGCGATGGGCCTTATTATCAGAGTATGTCGGGGATGAAATTTACAAGACGGATGCTCGATTATTAACTCAAGACAAACTCGGTTTTCTCGCGTATGCGCTTATCGGTGTTTCAGGCTGGCGCTATGCCTCTGTTCCCAGCACTGGTCAGTGGCTAGAAGAACAACTGGATAAGCCGGAGAGCTCTCGTTGGTTACGTGAGTTCAGGGCTGGAGAGGAGCCTGGATCCTGGTTTTTTCCGAGTGATGACTACCCCTCGCGCGCTTTTCTTGTTGTCAGACCGCCTAACAATTCCAAATACATACTCATCGGATTGGTGGACTTAAGAGAGTTTATCCAGGCAGAAACACGTCAAGCAGCTGATGAGCTGGTAATTAACGTGTCGCGTAGTGGTATTCCACTTACCTCCATTGCCGGGGCAATTGGCGCAGCTGGTAAAAAGGGGGAGGTGTACGCCGAGTCTCAAGCACAGTTGCCAGGAAATGGCCAACCGTTGATAGCGCGAGCGCTGCCCCGATTCGATGCGATCGATAATCAACTCCCCGTGGCAATCTTTTTCTTTGGTCTGATGTTCACTCATCAGCTCATACTTAGTCGATCCCTGAGCCATATTCGCCATGAGCAATCCAAGACTCTCGCTTTGAGTGAGCAGAGGTTTCGGTCGTTATATGACCACAACCCGGATGCCGTCTTCTCTCTTGATGCAGATGGACGTTATCGAGATATTAATCCTGCGACGAAACATAGCCTGGGGGTGCCAAATTGTGAATTGCGGGGAAGGCATTTTACCGAACGGATAAACAAGGAAACCGTTCCAGAAGGGGATTTGAAAGAAGTCTTTCGCGCCTACACTGAAGCTACGCGTGGCTATCCAAGAACGGACTTCTCAATGTCGCTTCGAACATCAGGGCATGAGGTCCGCCATTTCGACGTCACGTTCCTTCCAATAGTTATTCAGGATCGGATTGACGGGGTATTTGCTATTGCGAAAGACATCACTAAACGAGTCAGGACGGAAGAGCAGCAACGCATAATGCAGCGAAGCGTTGAGGCAAGTAGCAACGCAGTCGTCATAACTAATGCGAGGGATCCAGGATTCCCGGTTGTATATGTGAATCCGGCATTCTCGCAGATCACCGGTTTCGGTAGTGAGGAGGTAGAAGGCCAGTCCTTGGGCTTCCTGATCGGAGAGGGTTCGGAAGACGACGACATTGAACGCATAAAGGTAGCTGTGCGTGAGCATCGCTCAGTGTCGGTGACCATGCGAAGCTATAGAAAAGATGGTGCACCTTTCTGGTATCAGCTTTTTCTTTCTCCAGTACGGGATGACGAAGGAGAAGTCACGCATTTTGTTGCTGTAATCAATGATATCTCGGAAAAGAAAGAGCAAGACGAGGAAATGGCCTATCAGGCAACGCACGACCTCCTGACCGGTCTTGCAAATAGATCACTTTTTAACGACCGACTAAAGCACGACTTTGAATTGGCAAAGCGTCATAGCCAATCAATGGCAGTTCTATTTATTGATCTCGATGAGTTCAAACCAATAAATGACACGCTTGGGCACAGGGTCGGAGATAAACTGCTTGTCAGTGTGGCGGAGAGATTGAATAGTTTGATCAGGCCGAGTGACACTTTGGCCCGCTTTGGAGGTGACGAATTTGTATTGTTGCTTCCGGATCTTGAAGAGACAGGACTTGCCGAGGAAATTGCAGAACGTATTCTTCAGGAGCTTGCGAAACCGCACCAGATTGATAATAACGAATTGCATATTTCTGCGAGCATAGGGATCGCTACGAATTCGCACTCCTCAAGATTTCCGGAAAAGCTGCTTCAGCGAGCTGATATGGCCATGTATAAAGCCAAACAACAGGGCCGTGATACCTATGAGATTTATTCTGCAGATCTTGATGAAGCGCTATCGACACGGGTGACGCTAAGAAATGATTTGCAGGAAGCGATCAAGGGTGATCAGCTAAGATTGCATTATCAACCACTTGTAAACGCTGATGGCAGCATCGTGAGCCTTGAGGCATTAGTGCGTTGGCAGCATCCCCAAAAGGGCAGCATTTCACCAGCGGATTTTATTCCGATTGCAGAAGAGACAGGACAGATAGTTCCATTAGGGAAGTGGGTGACGAGAAAGGCTTGTGAGGACGCCTTGATCCTTATCGAACGTGGATTGCGTATGGGTTGCATGGCTGTGAACCTATCGCCGATGCAGTTTCATCGTCCCAACTTTCTCAACGTGCTTCGACAGATATTGGAAGAGACTGGTTTGCCTCCTGAATATCTGGAGTTAGAGTTGACAGAGGGAATTCTGATGAAAGATACGGGGGGAGCTAAGAATATTCTGAATGACCTTCGGGGTATGGGTGTCAAAACTGCGATTGATGACTTTGGTACAGGTTTTTCAAGTTTTGGTTATCTGCGCGAATTGCCAGTGGATAAAATAAAGATTGATAGAAGCTTTGTTGAAGATGTCACCTCCTGTGAGAAAGATGCGGCTGTGTGCAAGGGCGTCATTACCTTGGCCAGGGAGCTCGGCATGAGAGTCGTTGCTGAGGGCGTGGAGACGGAAGAGCAGTATCGATATCTTGCAAAACATGGTTGTACCGGATTTCAGGGGTACTACTTCGCTAAACCTATGGCTCTTGATGAGCTGATTGTTTGGGTCGAAGAGAATGCAGGGGGCCTGAGGTGGCAGCGGCTATAA
- a CDS encoding site-specific integrase produces MIMWAGWAEVGLPTAEQIRKAAEKRASGGEPKLGAEARQESRKKRRDSMRLKLIEGLKKSCSELYHGERNIVLSDEEVENLREAVCGGLMGQELRDANNLLVRGLYRGTQELGWQLNPPCMVRILSMEASAISSRSQALCQEYNTLNKRFYEDLGNISTPTRLQNDISLAAGQLLFSLIMHSGCLSNMVVLQLPEAIRSGAHVHGDRVWLECRNRSSKAGTVESETDSEQEDIGTQAPLKYEVAAGRPDRRVFPVPVTALLLMRYFKRYGRQWPKESVRNLIGNYLRHLDPTVTISRSPHKRVIEISRAKAAVLLPGVLRTYAETARLAPPISSVNMARLVTGTHWRMTDEEELEADDIKAVEHDQIAKKTVCRNLRESLSRLKALLRQPNVSGKQEAMRVRAGLRDFLNEYVDLHPLIEMLAHWAIHLLAHGNKGGKPLAPSSTLDYVEKVSKALLPLASELACPEELTGEQWEALYEAALENSSAAKPPVAARLGYFHRFLEQAFDYSEAEVEGTAGYGDVDAAIITPTEYIQAYELLSKGREDDLSRLCAAALVLGYRCGLRRTEALGLTLKDFVGFDTNLERVELLVQRNGFRGLKSFSATRRLPLWVLLTKEELILIRALRERRKAQSSGDLKKPLFDLPAGTERHLVERMVMMPVTQTLRHVTGDQNARFHHLRHSFASLTLLRMLEFEPLQIIPQVYRTATIQSSHPCANAVMWRKAGCSDTLSAVSVLSAWLGHSSPSVTMQTYVHSADWALFQRLSDSHEVAFTQAMQSNITGMSLGATEKHNQRRKIIKPTASVVLNSLVSAWPRDHCYKLAAKPRSEPAVDFNPFHGHTQKIHYRAPYQIERLLTEKSDLSNLTDEDYSRVAKIMGFSECSILRIHNNAVYLATLTYKGRGRAKGQERSRFFTTNERTRKPLEDKDQKKGDPQLPYFIAPPRKRVVRRYAKRFFDALIAWHASDLPMASKAISEQLRAAQRVKSGVRHRKESRKLNQIALYKAIGIWSWIRIQVKVPIGHATTDQELKRHYSQRFKLEAKWISVERVVNREGRYDGLYGSWFPEVQPPEELILDRGGKWGPTEHFEEALLFAAFSAGAYLLEPDQLQSASTPSDD; encoded by the coding sequence ATGATCATGTGGGCAGGATGGGCAGAAGTGGGTTTACCGACGGCGGAGCAGATCCGAAAGGCGGCTGAGAAGCGGGCTTCAGGTGGAGAGCCGAAACTCGGGGCAGAAGCACGGCAGGAGTCCCGGAAAAAACGTCGTGATTCGATGCGATTGAAGTTGATTGAGGGCCTTAAGAAGTCCTGTTCAGAGCTGTACCACGGGGAGCGCAATATCGTGCTGTCAGATGAGGAGGTGGAAAATTTGCGTGAGGCTGTGTGCGGGGGATTGATGGGTCAGGAGCTCCGGGACGCTAACAACTTGCTGGTGAGGGGCTTGTATCGCGGCACCCAGGAATTGGGCTGGCAGTTAAATCCGCCCTGTATGGTTCGCATTCTATCCATGGAAGCATCGGCGATTTCCTCGCGCTCCCAGGCTCTCTGCCAGGAGTACAACACCCTGAACAAGCGATTTTACGAGGATCTGGGCAATATCAGTACCCCGACCAGGTTACAGAACGATATATCCCTAGCGGCCGGTCAATTGCTATTCAGCCTGATCATGCACAGTGGATGCCTGAGTAATATGGTTGTTCTTCAGCTGCCGGAGGCAATACGCTCCGGCGCACACGTTCATGGAGACAGAGTCTGGCTGGAATGTCGCAATCGCTCCTCGAAAGCGGGAACCGTTGAGAGTGAGACTGATTCAGAGCAGGAAGATATTGGTACGCAGGCGCCACTCAAGTACGAGGTTGCCGCTGGGAGACCAGACCGTCGAGTCTTTCCTGTGCCCGTAACTGCGTTGTTACTCATGCGCTACTTCAAGCGCTATGGTCGTCAGTGGCCCAAGGAATCAGTCAGGAATCTCATCGGAAACTACCTGAGACACCTTGACCCCACAGTGACTATTAGCCGCAGTCCACACAAGCGAGTGATTGAGATCAGTCGTGCCAAAGCGGCGGTGCTTTTGCCAGGCGTACTGCGAACGTACGCAGAAACTGCTCGGCTGGCTCCGCCTATCTCCTCCGTCAATATGGCTCGATTAGTCACCGGCACGCATTGGCGGATGACAGATGAAGAAGAACTAGAGGCCGATGATATAAAAGCGGTAGAGCATGACCAGATCGCGAAAAAGACCGTATGCAGGAATCTCCGGGAATCGCTATCGCGACTGAAAGCCCTTCTGCGACAGCCGAATGTCAGTGGCAAACAGGAGGCCATGAGAGTTAGGGCTGGACTACGTGATTTCCTTAACGAGTATGTGGACCTGCATCCACTGATTGAAATGTTGGCGCATTGGGCTATTCACCTGTTGGCACATGGAAACAAGGGCGGTAAGCCCCTAGCTCCGTCGTCAACGCTGGATTATGTCGAGAAGGTAAGCAAGGCGCTGCTACCGCTCGCCTCCGAACTAGCATGTCCAGAGGAACTCACGGGTGAGCAATGGGAAGCGCTGTATGAGGCTGCACTTGAAAATAGCTCTGCTGCCAAGCCGCCTGTCGCAGCGCGCCTGGGGTATTTTCATCGATTTTTAGAGCAGGCATTTGATTACTCCGAAGCTGAGGTTGAGGGTACTGCTGGTTACGGGGATGTTGATGCTGCGATTATTACGCCCACCGAATATATTCAGGCTTATGAGTTGTTGAGCAAAGGGCGAGAAGATGACCTGTCACGCCTATGTGCTGCAGCACTGGTGCTAGGTTACCGCTGCGGCCTGCGGAGAACTGAAGCTCTGGGTCTGACGTTGAAGGATTTTGTGGGATTCGACACGAACCTGGAGCGAGTCGAACTACTGGTTCAACGAAACGGTTTTCGAGGGCTGAAAAGCTTCAGTGCTACTCGGCGCTTGCCGCTATGGGTATTATTGACCAAAGAAGAACTGATACTTATCCGCGCTTTGAGGGAACGACGGAAGGCTCAAAGTTCCGGAGACCTGAAAAAGCCATTGTTCGATTTGCCGGCGGGGACCGAAAGGCACCTAGTCGAGCGAATGGTCATGATGCCGGTTACCCAGACATTGCGCCACGTGACGGGAGATCAAAATGCACGATTCCATCACCTCAGGCATTCATTCGCTAGCCTCACGCTGCTCAGGATGCTGGAATTCGAACCGCTGCAAATAATTCCACAGGTCTATAGAACTGCTACGATTCAGAGCTCTCACCCTTGCGCAAATGCGGTGATGTGGCGAAAGGCCGGTTGTAGTGACACTCTGTCCGCTGTTTCTGTGTTGTCAGCATGGCTTGGGCACTCTAGTCCTTCTGTGACCATGCAGACCTATGTTCACTCGGCTGACTGGGCTCTATTTCAGCGCTTGTCGGACAGCCATGAGGTGGCGTTCACTCAGGCTATGCAGTCCAACATCACTGGTATGTCGCTCGGTGCAACTGAAAAGCACAACCAACGCAGAAAAATCATAAAGCCAACAGCCTCTGTGGTTCTGAACTCATTGGTATCTGCATGGCCGCGCGATCATTGTTACAAACTAGCAGCGAAACCCAGATCCGAGCCGGCAGTAGATTTTAATCCCTTTCACGGGCACACCCAGAAAATTCACTATCGTGCGCCGTACCAGATCGAGCGGTTGCTCACTGAAAAGTCGGACCTCAGCAACCTGACGGACGAGGATTATTCCCGTGTTGCTAAGATTATGGGGTTCAGTGAGTGTTCGATTTTGAGAATCCATAATAATGCCGTCTATCTTGCTACTTTGACTTACAAAGGGCGGGGGCGAGCCAAAGGCCAAGAGCGTAGCCGTTTTTTTACGACCAACGAAAGAACCAGGAAACCGCTAGAAGATAAGGATCAGAAAAAAGGTGATCCCCAACTGCCGTACTTTATTGCCCCGCCTCGAAAACGGGTTGTCAGGCGTTATGCGAAGCGATTTTTCGATGCGTTGATAGCCTGGCACGCCAGCGATTTACCCATGGCAAGTAAAGCTATTAGCGAGCAGCTGCGCGCTGCGCAACGTGTTAAGAGCGGGGTGAGACATCGGAAAGAGTCTAGGAAGTTGAATCAGATCGCCTTGTATAAGGCTATCGGGATTTGGTCGTGGATTCGGATTCAGGTGAAAGTTCCGATCGGCCATGCGACTACCGATCAAGAGTTAAAAAGGCACTACAGCCAGCGGTTCAAGTTGGAGGCAAAATGGATTTCTGTTGAGCGCGTAGTCAATCGTGAGGGGCGTTATGATGGCCTTTATGGGAGTTGGTTTCCGGAGGTTCAGCCGCCTGAAGAACTAATTCTCGATAGGGGCGGCAAGTGGGGGCCTACTGAACATTTTGAGGAGGCGCTCTTGTTTGCGGCGTTCTCTGCTGGGGCGTATCTCCTGGAGCCGGACCAGCTCCAAAGCGCCAGCACGCCATCAGATGATTGA